The genomic segment AAAAGCGCGGTTTTGACTTTTTGCTCCGGAACTTCTTCAATTCCAATAAACTCGAGTCTTAAAATATCCCGGTAAAATGGAACCTGCTGGTCAAGCATAGACACCGCAATTCCAATATGATCAATCTGTTTTATCATAACCAATTACTCTCTCTTAAAAATAGGTTAATTTTCCCGTTAATCAAAGAATAGGGACCATTTTTTTTCCGATAGACAGCATCGACCCACTTGTCAAGTCTATTCTCAAAATCATATTTCTGATTGATATAAGCAGACACTTTTTGGGTAAAAATTTGCCTAATTTCGGATTTGAGCCGACCTTTACGTTTATTTTGAAGAAAACCGTTATTAGAAATCTTTAAAACATAAGCATCAATAGCAGTTAACAGTTCATCGATTCCTTCATTCATCGATGCCGCTGTCATCACGACAGGCTTGATTTTTTCCGGTTGATCGGCAAATTGAATTCCGAGAACATATTCAATCTCGGCTTTGAGTTTCATTGCACCATCCCGATCCTTTTTATTAACGACAAAAATATCGCCAATTTCCATCACTCCCGCTTTCATTGCCTGAATTTCGTCGCCAAGCCCCGGAACCAAAACCAACAAAACAAGATCAGAAAGTCCGACAACCTCGATCTCAGTCTGCCCAACTCCGATTGTTTCGACAGCAATCAGATCGAACCCGGCGGCATCCAGAACTTTAATCGCATCGCGAGTTGCCTGCGCGACGCCGCCCAAATGCCCGCGCGATGCCATCGACCGGATAAATACACCTTCATCTGTGGCGTGACTCTGCATTCGCAGGCGATCCCCCAAAATCGCTCCACCAGAAAACGGCGAACTCGGATCGACTGCAATAACGGCGACTTTTTTTTGTCTATGTCTTTCGATTTCAATGATTTTATCCAGTAGCGTGCTTTTCCCTGCACCGGGCGGACCGGTAATTCCCCAAACCTGAGCATTGCCACAATGCGGATACAACGCGTCAATAAGTTTCTCTTTTTCCGGTCGGTTGTTCTCAATCCAACTGATAGCTCGCGCTATCGCACGAACATCGCCCTTAAGAATCCTTTCCGCAAGATCGTTCACCGACTGACTCGCTCCCGATTAGCTTCGATAAATTGAATGACATCAGAAATTGGAGTTCCGGGCGTAAAAATGATTTCAATGCCGTTATCTTTAAGTTGCGGAATATCGACATCGGGAATCACGCCGCCTCCAAAAACAATAATATCGCTTGCCTGCTGTTCCCGCAAAAGCCGAACGACTTTTGGAAATAATTCGTTATGCGCGCCGGACAAAAGGCTAAGTCCAACAAAATCCACGTCCTCCTGAATCGCCGTTTTGACGATCGCTTCCGGAGTCTGACGAATGCCAGTATAAATAACCTCATAACCGGCGTCTTTCAAGGCTCGGGCGACATACTTTGCTCCACGATCATGTCCGTCAAGACCGGGTTTTGCGATAAGTATTCGAATGATTTTCTTCACGACATCCTCCCTATAAAACGATCGATTCTTGATACTCGCCGAATTCTTCTCGAAGAACGTTGCAGATTTCGCCGAGAGTTGCATATTCACTCACTGCGTCGAGTATCAGCGGCATCAGATTGACTTCCGGATGTTTCGCGCCTTCCCGAAGTTCGTTCAGGCAGGATTTGACTGTGCTGGCATTCCGAATTTTCCGCACTTCAGCTATTTTTCGGATTTGAACATTTCTGAGTTCAGGATCGACTTTTAAGATTTCCTTCGGCGCTTCTTGTTCAACGGTAAATTTATTTACACCGACGATAACACGCTCTCCGCTTTCGACTTCGCGTTGATATTTATAGGCGGCGTCTTGAATTTCCTTTTGAACAAATCCGTTCTCAATCGCACGAACCATCCCGCCAAATTCTTCGATTTTGTCAATATAATTCCAAACATCGGATTCTATTTTGTCAGTCAAACTCTCAACCAAATATGATCCGGCGAGCGGATCGATACTGTTTGTCACGCCTGATTCATAGGCGACAATCTGCTGAGTCTTGAGCGCGATCCGAACGGCGTCTTCAGTCGGCAAACCCAAAGCTTCGTCTCGCGAATTCGTGTGAAGGCTCTGCGTTCCGCCAAGCACTGCCGCCAATGTCTGAATAGCGATGCGAACTATATTGTTATCCGGCTGTTGCGCCGTCAATGTGCTCCCGCCCGTCTGCGTATGGAATCGGAGCATCATCGACTTTGGGCTTTTGGCATGAAATTTTTCCTTCATAATCTTTGCCCAAATTCGGCGAGCCGCCCGAAACTTCGCCACTTCTTCCAACAGATCGTTGTGCGAATTAAAGAAAAACGACAAGCGATCCGCGAAGGCATCAACATCCATCCCCGCTTTTACTGCGGCTTTGACATATTCGATTCCATCCGCCAGCGTGAATGCAACCTCCTGAACTGCCGTTGATCCGGCTTCTCGAATATGATATCCGGAAATGCTGATCGTATTCCACTTCGGCACTTCCTGCACACAATATTCAAAAATATTAGTGATTAGTCTAAGTGATGGTTTCGGCGGGAATATATAAGTACCGCGCGCCATGTATTCTTTAAGAATGTCGTTTTGAATAGTACCGTTTATTTCTTGCTTGGAAATACCCTGCTTCTCCGCAACCGCAATATACATGGCAAGTAGAACCGCTGCCGGCGCGTTGATCGTCATGGATGTCGATACTTTATCCAACGGAATACCGTCAAACAGGATTTCCATATCCTTGAGAGTGTCTATGGCAACGCCAACTTTTCCGACTTCGCCTTCCGAGTGAGGATCGTCGGAATCGTAGCCGATCTGCGTTGGTAAGTCGAAAGCGATGGATAAACCGGTTTGTCCCTGACTCATCAAAAATTTATATCGCTGGTTGGATTCCTCCGCCGTTCCGAATCCTGCGTATTGCCGCATCGTCCAGAATCGACCGCGATACATTGTCGGCTGAACGCCGCGCGTGAATGGATATTCGCCGGGAAAACCTAATTTTTCCGAATATTCGGCGTCAGTAGTAATAGAAGGCAAATGAACGCGTTCAACCGGAATCCATGAACCCGTCATGAATTCTTTTTTACGTTCCGGATTTCTATCCGTCACTTTTTTAACAGTACCGGATTCCCAGGATTTCCGCTGATCTTCTAAGTGTTTACTTTCAGGCATAAATCATTCTCCTCGGTGTGCATATCAGGTAACTTTGGTAAATCCTCGCAAACGGTGTAAGGAATTTTTCTGGTTAAACATCTCGAACTTACCTGATCCAAAATCACTTAAGAAATTAAAGATAACGTCGGAAAAAAACAATAGCCGCAACTACGGTATAACCGACTGTGAACATTCCATTTTGGAAAAGTCGTGGACAGATTCATATAGGAAATCTGGAAATCTTGATCAATTTAGTTCTCATCTATTATTTTCCCTCCAAAACAAGCCCATTTGGGAGACTCCTGATCAAATTC from the Candidatus Marinimicrobia bacterium CG08_land_8_20_14_0_20_45_22 genome contains:
- a CDS encoding methylmalonyl-CoA mutase, whose protein sequence is MPESKHLEDQRKSWESGTVKKVTDRNPERKKEFMTGSWIPVERVHLPSITTDAEYSEKLGFPGEYPFTRGVQPTMYRGRFWTMRQYAGFGTAEESNQRYKFLMSQGQTGLSIAFDLPTQIGYDSDDPHSEGEVGKVGVAIDTLKDMEILFDGIPLDKVSTSMTINAPAAVLLAMYIAVAEKQGISKQEINGTIQNDILKEYMARGTYIFPPKPSLRLITNIFEYCVQEVPKWNTISISGYHIREAGSTAVQEVAFTLADGIEYVKAAVKAGMDVDAFADRLSFFFNSHNDLLEEVAKFRAARRIWAKIMKEKFHAKSPKSMMLRFHTQTGGSTLTAQQPDNNIVRIAIQTLAAVLGGTQSLHTNSRDEALGLPTEDAVRIALKTQQIVAYESGVTNSIDPLAGSYLVESLTDKIESDVWNYIDKIEEFGGMVRAIENGFVQKEIQDAAYKYQREVESGERVIVGVNKFTVEQEAPKEILKVDPELRNVQIRKIAEVRKIRNASTVKSCLNELREGAKHPEVNLMPLILDAVSEYATLGEICNVLREEFGEYQESIVL
- a CDS encoding methylmalonyl Co-A mutase-associated GTPase MeaB, which codes for MNDLAERILKGDVRAIARAISWIENNRPEKEKLIDALYPHCGNAQVWGITGPPGAGKSTLLDKIIEIERHRQKKVAVIAVDPSSPFSGGAILGDRLRMQSHATDEGVFIRSMASRGHLGGVAQATRDAIKVLDAAGFDLIAVETIGVGQTEIEVVGLSDLVLLVLVPGLGDEIQAMKAGVMEIGDIFVVNKKDRDGAMKLKAEIEYVLGIQFADQPEKIKPVVMTAASMNEGIDELLTAIDAYVLKISNNGFLQNKRKGRLKSEIRQIFTQKVSAYINQKYDFENRLDKWVDAVYRKKNGPYSLINGKINLFLRESNWL
- a CDS encoding methylmalonyl-CoA mutase, whose product is MQLSAKSATFFEKNSASIKNRSFYREDVVKKIIRILIAKPGLDGHDRGAKYVARALKDAGYEVIYTGIRQTPEAIVKTAIQEDVDFVGLSLLSGAHNELFPKVVRLLREQQASDIIVFGGGVIPDVDIPQLKDNGIEIIFTPGTPISDVIQFIEANRERVSR